The following proteins come from a genomic window of Helicobacter canadensis MIT 98-5491:
- the fliH gene encoding flagellar assembly protein FliH, whose amino-acid sequence MNNINEHKNIITEERKSKHDIQKYNFRNMEVTKKPQTSDSKKDSTQKEQEIAMPPMPSTSQELPEEQIQEVQKTEEMPPQPTPSLKLFETEVVDKILQKSDVLAQSLQKLQEQFDKQEKEINQRVTDAKAEAKEQGYNEGYQKAKQELEAQINSQKELYSLSIKRIDEHISNAKTHITNLEKELSSIALDIAKEVITNEVNTNSAKIATSLARNLLQNLAENTQVTLKVFPGDLEELKETLQDLNNVTIQADPAIAKGGVIILSNEGNIDGDIYMRFEALKKSILESRF is encoded by the coding sequence TTGAATAATATTAACGAACACAAAAATATCATCACCGAAGAAAGAAAATCAAAGCACGATATTCAAAAATACAATTTTAGAAATATGGAAGTTACCAAAAAACCACAAACTTCGGACTCTAAAAAAGATTCTACACAAAAAGAACAAGAAATAGCTATGCCACCAATGCCATCTACTTCTCAAGAATTACCTGAAGAACAAATTCAAGAAGTGCAAAAAACAGAAGAAATGCCGCCCCAACCAACTCCCTCACTCAAGCTTTTTGAAACAGAAGTAGTTGATAAAATTCTCCAAAAAAGTGATGTTTTAGCGCAATCTTTGCAAAAGCTTCAAGAACAATTTGACAAACAAGAAAAAGAAATCAACCAAAGAGTTACTGATGCTAAAGCCGAAGCCAAAGAACAAGGATACAACGAAGGCTATCAAAAAGCCAAACAAGAACTAGAAGCACAAATCAATAGCCAAAAAGAACTTTATTCTTTAAGTATTAAGCGTATTGATGAGCATATTAGTAATGCTAAAACTCATATTACTAACCTTGAAAAAGAACTAAGCTCTATTGCGCTTGATATTGCCAAAGAAGTTATCACAAACGAAGTCAATACCAATAGTGCTAAAATCGCTACTTCTCTAGCAAGAAATCTTTTACAAAATCTCGCAGAAAATACACAAGTTACGCTAAAAGTTTTTCCTGGAGATTTAGAAGAGTTAAAAGAAACATTACAAGATTTAAATAATGTAACCATTCAAGCTGATCCCGCAATTGCTAAAGGAGGCGTAATTATCTTGAGCAATGAAGGCAATATTGATGGAGATATTTATATGCGTTTTGAAGCCCTTAAAAAATCCATTTTAGAAAGTAGATTCTAA
- the hisC gene encoding histidinol-phosphate transaminase gives MTFNSTLNLIQTYEAGKPIELVVREFGIDPKEIIKLASNENPLGASPKAIESIVKNATNAHLYPDDSMFALKEGLSKHYQVNPKEIIIGAGSDQIIEFCIHAKANENSKVLMAKTTFAMYEIYSKMVGATIIKAQSQFHNLEEFLELYQTHKPSIIFLCVPNNPLGECLGKKEIFDFLGKIDSETLVIIDGAYQEYAKAKDTSKAIDPKELIQSFPNAIYLGTFSKAYGLGGMRVGYGIAKEDIIQALLKVRPPFNITTPSLAAAIEALKDQEHIHQTTQNNLEQMKLYEDYANSKGISYIPSYGNFITYLFENPLNSTLIADYLLKKGMIIRNLASYGLNAIRITIGTKSQNQRFFTLFDEFLGQ, from the coding sequence ATGACTTTTAATTCCACTTTAAATTTAATCCAAACTTATGAGGCGGGTAAGCCAATAGAATTGGTCGTAAGGGAATTTGGCATTGATCCGAAAGAAATTATCAAACTTGCTTCCAATGAAAATCCACTTGGAGCAAGCCCAAAAGCTATAGAATCAATTGTTAAAAACGCAACAAATGCGCATTTGTATCCTGATGATTCGATGTTTGCTTTAAAAGAAGGTTTAAGCAAACATTATCAAGTCAATCCAAAAGAAATCATTATTGGTGCAGGAAGCGATCAAATCATTGAATTTTGTATCCACGCAAAAGCTAATGAAAATAGCAAAGTCTTAATGGCAAAAACCACTTTTGCAATGTATGAAATCTACTCTAAAATGGTAGGTGCAACCATTATCAAAGCACAAAGTCAATTTCACAATCTTGAAGAATTTTTAGAACTCTATCAAACTCATAAACCTTCAATTATTTTTCTTTGTGTCCCCAATAATCCTCTAGGAGAATGCTTAGGCAAAAAGGAAATTTTTGATTTTCTAGGCAAAATTGATTCAGAAACACTTGTGATTATTGATGGTGCTTATCAAGAATACGCAAAAGCTAAAGACACTAGCAAAGCCATTGATCCAAAAGAACTCATTCAAAGCTTTCCTAATGCAATTTATTTAGGAACTTTCTCTAAGGCTTATGGATTAGGCGGTATGAGGGTTGGATATGGAATTGCCAAAGAAGACATTATCCAAGCTCTCTTAAAAGTGCGTCCTCCTTTTAATATCACCACTCCTTCTCTTGCAGCTGCCATTGAAGCACTAAAAGATCAAGAACATATTCACCAAACCACTCAAAATAATTTAGAACAAATGAAACTCTATGAAGATTATGCAAACAGCAAGGGTATTTCATACATTCCATCTTATGGAAATTTCATTACTTATCTTTTTGAAAATCCACTTAATTCAACTCTTATTGCAGATTATCTTCTCAAAAAAGGAATGATTATTCGTAACCTTGCTTCTTATGGATTAAATGCAATCCGCATTACCATTGGAACAAAAAGTCAAAATCAACGATTTTTTACTCTTTTTGATGAATTTTTAGGACAATAA
- a CDS encoding VacJ family lipoprotein, whose protein sequence is MYKILFLLLFALSQLTFAQDDFLNEFESEYTSTTIKDPFEKYNRFMTNVNWGIYDYIFSPALEGYNTITPLGLRIGIYNFFDNLASPLRFLSQLLTFHFKEAGNEFARFALNSTFGLGGILDIATSNGLYSKRSDFGITFGRWGFDGEFYFVLPLLGPSNFRDILAMPLNAFAYPTTYINPFWASSGVYAFKEFNYTARHKDTIDTIRRDSLDSYVLIRDTYEQFRDELIKE, encoded by the coding sequence ATGTATAAAATTCTATTTCTTTTACTTTTTGCACTTTCTCAACTTACCTTTGCACAAGATGATTTTCTAAATGAATTCGAATCTGAATACACTTCAACCACCATTAAAGATCCTTTTGAAAAATACAATCGCTTTATGACTAATGTTAATTGGGGGATTTATGATTATATTTTTAGCCCCGCATTAGAAGGTTACAATACCATTACTCCGCTTGGATTACGGATTGGTATTTATAATTTTTTTGACAATCTTGCTTCTCCTTTACGCTTTCTCTCACAATTATTAACTTTTCATTTTAAAGAAGCAGGCAATGAATTTGCAAGATTCGCACTTAATAGCACTTTTGGACTTGGAGGAATCTTAGATATTGCAACTTCTAATGGTTTATACTCCAAGCGTTCTGACTTTGGAATCACTTTTGGAAGATGGGGCTTTGATGGAGAATTCTACTTTGTCTTACCGCTGCTTGGTCCATCAAATTTCCGCGATATTCTAGCAATGCCCCTTAATGCATTTGCCTACCCTACCACTTACATTAATCCATTTTGGGCTTCTAGCGGTGTTTATGCGTTCAAAGAATTTAACTACACCGCAAGACACAAAGATACCATTGATACAATTAGAAGAGATAGTCTAGATTCTTATGTCTTAATACGAGACACTTATGAACAATTTAGAGATGAATTAATCAAGGAGTAA
- the dxs gene encoding 1-deoxy-D-xylulose-5-phosphate synthase produces MSLDQKYLEILKKDNFNEQDYIALNELAQILRHRILEVVSKNGGHLSSCLGSVELIIAMHCVFDSPNDPFIFDVSHQAYAHKLLTGRWDSFETLRQTNGISGFTKPQESNHDYFIAGHSSTSISLGVGIAKAFALNHSKNIPVVLIGDGAMSAGLAYEALNELGDRKYPMVIILNDNEMSIAEPIGAISKYLSQIIAGKFIQKIKSKVSNAFNKMPNATYLAKRFEESLKLITPGLLFEELGLEYIGPLNGHNLKELIGAFKLAKNLKKPIVVHTQTLKGKGYPYAEGHLEHWHGVSPFDMQKGVTLSQSSSKTPTQIFAQTLLEYAKQDSKIVGITAAMPSGTGLDLLIKHFPKRFWDVAIAEQHATTQASSLAKEGFKPFVAIYSTFLQRAFDQLIHDVGIMKMPVKFAIDRAGIVGEDGETHQGVFDIAYLKIIPNFTLFAPRDNATLKEAITFAKDFTDGPCAFRYPRKSFLLEDDRIQSTPFIYGKLEILQNAQSGILLIGYGNGVGRAIKTAQILKESNLECGIVDLRFLKPLDEISLQNLGQKYPYWFVFSDNVKIGGVGESLCAFAQQYNLSIKIHSFEFNDAFIPHGKTQEIETIMGIDPQNIATQILNITGKEDV; encoded by the coding sequence ATGTCTCTAGATCAAAAATATTTGGAAATTTTAAAAAAAGATAATTTTAATGAACAAGACTATATTGCCTTAAATGAATTAGCACAAATTTTACGCCATAGAATCCTAGAAGTTGTCTCTAAAAATGGAGGTCATCTAAGCTCTTGTTTAGGTTCTGTAGAATTGATTATTGCAATGCATTGTGTTTTTGATTCGCCCAACGATCCTTTTATCTTTGATGTTAGTCATCAAGCCTATGCACACAAGCTCTTAACAGGTCGTTGGGATAGCTTTGAGACCTTGCGTCAAACCAATGGGATTAGTGGCTTTACTAAACCACAAGAAAGTAATCACGATTATTTTATCGCAGGACACAGCTCCACTTCTATCTCTCTTGGAGTAGGAATCGCAAAAGCTTTCGCACTCAATCATTCCAAAAATATTCCTGTTGTTTTAATCGGAGATGGTGCAATGAGTGCTGGATTAGCTTATGAAGCCCTTAATGAACTAGGTGATAGAAAATATCCTATGGTTATTATCCTAAATGACAATGAAATGAGCATCGCAGAACCTATTGGCGCAATTAGCAAATATCTCTCTCAAATTATTGCAGGAAAATTTATCCAAAAAATCAAATCAAAAGTAAGCAACGCCTTTAATAAAATGCCAAATGCCACTTACCTAGCTAAGCGTTTTGAAGAATCTCTAAAACTCATTACTCCTGGACTGCTCTTTGAAGAGCTTGGATTAGAATATATTGGTCCTCTTAATGGGCATAATCTTAAAGAATTAATTGGAGCATTCAAACTTGCTAAAAACCTAAAAAAACCCATTGTAGTGCATACACAAACCCTAAAAGGAAAAGGTTATCCCTATGCAGAAGGTCATTTAGAGCATTGGCACGGAGTGAGCCCTTTTGATATGCAAAAAGGTGTAACACTCTCTCAATCATCTTCTAAAACCCCTACTCAAATCTTTGCTCAAACACTTTTAGAATACGCTAAACAAGATTCCAAAATAGTTGGTATCACCGCAGCAATGCCAAGTGGGACAGGACTTGATTTGCTTATCAAACATTTCCCTAAACGCTTTTGGGATGTTGCCATTGCCGAACAACACGCCACCACACAAGCAAGCTCCTTAGCCAAAGAAGGCTTTAAACCTTTTGTTGCCATTTACTCTACCTTTTTGCAACGCGCTTTTGATCAACTCATCCACGATGTAGGCATTATGAAGATGCCTGTAAAATTTGCCATTGATCGTGCTGGAATCGTAGGAGAAGATGGAGAAACACATCAAGGCGTTTTTGATATTGCCTACCTTAAGATAATCCCTAATTTCACACTCTTTGCACCGCGCGATAATGCCACTTTAAAAGAAGCCATTACTTTTGCAAAAGATTTCACCGATGGACCTTGTGCTTTCCGCTACCCTAGAAAATCTTTTTTATTAGAAGATGATCGTATCCAATCCACCCCTTTTATTTATGGAAAGCTAGAAATTTTACAAAATGCTCAAAGTGGTATCCTACTCATTGGCTATGGCAATGGAGTTGGCAGAGCTATAAAAACTGCTCAAATCTTAAAAGAATCTAACTTAGAATGTGGCATTGTGGATTTGCGTTTCCTTAAACCACTTGATGAGATTTCTTTGCAGAATCTTGGACAAAAATATCCTTATTGGTTTGTCTTTAGCGACAATGTTAAAATAGGTGGAGTTGGCGAATCGCTTTGTGCTTTTGCTCAACAATATAATCTTTCAATTAAAATCCATTCCTTTGAGTTTAATGATGCTTTTATTCCACATGGCAAAACACAAGAAATAGAAACCATAATGGGAATTGATCCACAAAATATTGCCACACAAATTTTAAATATTACAGGAAAAGAAGATGTATAA
- the fliG gene encoding flagellar motor switch protein FliG translates to MPSITLSPRQQAQYDEFSMAEKIAILLVQLGDEITGEIFSHLDLDSITEISKYIAQNSGVDKTIAGAILEEFYAIFQSNQYISTGGFEYAKELLYRTLGPEAAKRVLDKLAKSMQSSQNFAYLSRVRPQQLSDFIIHEHPQTIALILAHMDPTNAAETLSFFSDDLRAEIAIRMANLGDISPNVVKRVSTVLENKLESLTSYKVEVGGVRAVAEVFNRLGQKAAKATIAYIEQIDDQLAGAIKEMMFTFEDIEKLDNNAIREILKIVDKKDLILALKASPEELKQKFMSNMSQRASEQFLEEMQFLGAVKVKDVEAAQRRIVETVQSLSEQGVIQIGEQEDTIE, encoded by the coding sequence ATGCCATCTATTACACTAAGTCCAAGGCAACAAGCGCAATATGATGAATTCTCTATGGCAGAAAAAATTGCCATTTTATTAGTCCAATTAGGCGATGAAATTACAGGTGAAATTTTTTCACACCTTGATTTAGATTCCATCACAGAAATTTCAAAATATATTGCTCAAAATTCCGGCGTAGATAAAACCATTGCCGGTGCTATTTTAGAAGAGTTTTATGCTATTTTTCAATCCAATCAATACATTTCAACAGGTGGTTTTGAATATGCCAAAGAATTACTCTATCGCACACTAGGTCCAGAAGCCGCAAAAAGAGTTTTAGATAAACTTGCAAAATCAATGCAATCTTCTCAAAATTTTGCTTATCTTTCGCGTGTTCGTCCGCAGCAACTTTCAGACTTTATTATTCACGAACACCCACAAACCATTGCTTTAATTCTAGCACATATGGATCCTACGAATGCTGCAGAAACATTAAGTTTTTTCTCAGATGATTTACGCGCAGAAATCGCCATTCGTATGGCTAATCTTGGCGACATTTCTCCCAATGTTGTCAAACGCGTCTCAACCGTTTTAGAAAACAAACTTGAATCGCTTACAAGCTACAAAGTAGAAGTAGGTGGTGTGCGTGCTGTCGCGGAAGTCTTTAACCGCTTAGGTCAAAAAGCCGCTAAGGCAACTATTGCCTATATCGAACAAATTGATGATCAACTAGCAGGTGCAATTAAAGAAATGATGTTTACCTTTGAGGATATTGAAAAACTTGACAATAACGCCATTAGAGAGATTCTAAAAATTGTTGATAAGAAAGATTTAATTCTAGCCCTTAAAGCTTCTCCAGAAGAACTTAAACAAAAATTTATGTCCAATATGTCTCAAAGAGCCAGTGAGCAATTTTTAGAAGAAATGCAATTTTTAGGTGCTGTTAAAGTTAAAGATGTCGAAGCCGCACAAAGAAGAATTGTAGAAACCGTGCAATCACTCTCTGAACAAGGCGTGATACAAATTGGGGAACAAGAGGATACCATTGAATAA
- a CDS encoding ABC transporter substrate-binding protein: MKLILSFLFLIISSFALEFNQIDTTMENKINKTLQILQTSNQSIDAIAQEIFNLFDSIFDYKLMAKLSLSTEYKNLTPTQQNEFNKAFEMGLKRSFTDKLHLYKDETIKVLGGEKIKNNRYNLKTSIILDGKINYITFKFRELKKDWKIYDVDILGISVIQTYRSQFADIIAQQGFETLLKKLKSENFFKN, encoded by the coding sequence ATGAAACTAATTTTAAGCTTTTTATTTTTAATAATCTCAAGCTTTGCACTTGAATTTAACCAAATTGATACAACTATGGAGAATAAAATCAACAAAACTCTGCAAATTCTGCAAACTTCCAATCAAAGCATAGATGCTATTGCTCAAGAAATTTTTAATCTTTTTGATTCAATCTTTGATTACAAACTTATGGCAAAACTATCTCTCTCAACAGAATACAAAAATTTAACTCCAACTCAACAAAATGAATTCAATAAAGCCTTTGAAATGGGGCTAAAACGCAGTTTTACCGATAAACTTCATCTCTACAAAGATGAAACAATAAAAGTCTTAGGTGGAGAAAAAATCAAAAATAATCGCTACAATCTTAAAACTTCCATTATTTTAGATGGAAAAATCAACTATATTACTTTTAAATTTAGGGAATTAAAAAAAGATTGGAAAATCTATGATGTTGATATCTTAGGTATTAGTGTTATCCAAACCTACCGCTCACAATTTGCCGATATTATTGCCCAACAGGGGTTTGAAACTCTACTCAAAAAACTTAAAAGCGAAAACTTTTTTAAAAATTAA
- a CDS encoding efflux RND transporter permease subunit, with amino-acid sequence MGLLFIFKTLLRYSKSILFVCFLVFLISLFYTLKLPIDASSESLIAENNKDFKIYEEISQNYQSKDFLILSFSPKNNDVFNPNSLKTLENLINDIQKIPQVESTLSILNAPLLKSTPTLELQEILKINPTLLSPQTDKNLAKKEILNHPFYTQNIISKNAKTTGILIFLKEDSKLKELLSLKKSSTPLESQKIQNLIRTYKEQIQTQNTQTIHSLKSLQAKYQTKGEIHLGGITLITNDMIEYVKSDLITYGTILSIILALMLWIFFRQIYFVFLSFAVCLFTLIVSSGIFSFLGYQITIVSSNYVSLLLIISVSLIVHLIVSYLEFYKKFPKASQKNLVFAVMLNKFSPSFFAVLTTIIGFLSLIFSSILPIIHLGIIMSIGVSVALVSTFVLFGAILVLLPKPSKHRNIPKWHKNLLSHCANIAINQPKLVYGIALLCTLFSIYGIFSLRVENSFVNYFKDKSEIKQGLLLIDKELGGTIPLEIIIAFKKEESNNQSTNFEDEFEAEFSALEKEDSYWFDSQKLRIAKNIHNYLSNKEFIGSILSLHSLSILVESLGLGADDFMMAFLYKNSPQSLKDQLFTPYVNLEKNQMRFVFRTFDSNPNLKRNAFIQEIQNDLTQILQKEPVSFQVNGIMVLYNNLLQNLIASQVDTLSLVIGAIFIVFILIFRSIKLSIIALLTNLIPLGAIFGFLGISGIPLDLMGVTIAAICLGIGVDDVIHYIHRYKEELKFHPIKTAIRNSHNSIGNAMYYTTLIIVIGFCAMMSSNFIPTIYFGLLTTLVMLLMLISSLILLPTLLMTFYAKK; translated from the coding sequence ATGGGATTACTTTTTATTTTCAAAACTCTTTTAAGATACTCTAAAAGCATTCTATTTGTATGTTTTTTGGTTTTCTTAATCTCTCTTTTTTACACCCTAAAGCTTCCAATTGATGCAAGCTCTGAAAGCTTGATTGCAGAAAACAACAAAGATTTCAAGATTTATGAGGAAATTTCACAAAATTACCAAAGCAAAGATTTTTTAATTCTTTCTTTTAGCCCCAAAAATAATGATGTTTTTAATCCAAATTCCCTTAAAACACTTGAAAATCTTATTAATGATATTCAAAAAATTCCACAAGTAGAAAGCACCCTAAGTATTCTTAATGCTCCATTGCTAAAAAGCACTCCAACCCTAGAACTCCAAGAAATCCTTAAAATTAATCCCACCTTGCTTTCTCCACAAACTGACAAAAATCTAGCCAAAAAGGAAATTTTAAACCATCCTTTTTATACGCAAAATATTATTTCCAAAAACGCAAAAACAACTGGAATTCTTATTTTTCTCAAAGAAGATTCTAAACTAAAAGAACTCTTATCTCTAAAAAAATCTTCCACACCCTTAGAATCTCAAAAAATACAAAATCTCATACGCACCTACAAAGAACAAATACAAACTCAAAATACACAAACTATCCATTCATTAAAATCACTCCAAGCCAAATATCAAACTAAAGGCGAAATTCATCTTGGCGGAATCACGCTGATTACTAACGATATGATTGAATATGTCAAATCCGATCTCATCACCTATGGCACAATCTTAAGCATTATTCTAGCTTTAATGCTTTGGATATTCTTTAGGCAAATTTATTTCGTTTTTCTTAGTTTTGCTGTTTGTCTTTTTACCCTAATTGTAAGTAGCGGAATCTTTTCATTTTTAGGCTATCAAATTACAATTGTTTCTAGCAACTATGTCTCTTTACTTTTAATTATTTCTGTTTCTTTAATTGTGCATCTAATCGTTTCTTATTTAGAATTTTATAAAAAATTCCCCAAAGCTTCACAAAAAAACTTAGTCTTTGCTGTAATGCTTAACAAATTTTCACCAAGCTTTTTTGCAGTCTTAACTACCATCATAGGATTTTTAAGCCTGATATTCTCTTCCATTCTCCCTATTATTCACCTAGGTATCATTATGAGTATTGGGGTTAGCGTTGCTCTTGTATCTACTTTTGTTCTTTTTGGAGCTATTCTTGTGCTACTTCCAAAACCTTCTAAACACAGAAATATCCCCAAATGGCACAAAAACCTGCTAAGTCATTGTGCTAATATCGCAATCAATCAACCAAAATTAGTCTATGGCATTGCTTTGCTTTGCACTCTCTTTAGCATTTATGGCATTTTCTCTCTAAGAGTAGAAAATAGTTTTGTTAATTATTTTAAAGATAAAAGCGAAATCAAACAAGGTTTGCTCCTCATTGACAAAGAATTAGGTGGCACCATTCCGCTAGAAATCATTATTGCTTTCAAAAAAGAAGAATCTAATAATCAATCCACCAACTTTGAAGATGAATTTGAAGCAGAATTTAGTGCTTTAGAAAAAGAAGATTCTTATTGGTTTGATAGCCAAAAGCTACGGATTGCCAAAAATATCCATAACTACCTAAGCAATAAAGAATTTATTGGATCCATCTTAAGTCTTCATAGTCTTTCTATTTTAGTGGAATCTTTGGGCTTAGGGGCTGATGATTTTATGATGGCTTTTTTATACAAAAATTCCCCCCAAAGTCTAAAAGATCAGCTTTTCACGCCCTATGTGAATCTTGAAAAAAATCAAATGCGCTTTGTTTTCCGCACTTTTGATTCTAATCCCAATCTCAAACGCAATGCCTTTATTCAAGAAATCCAAAATGATTTGACACAAATCCTTCAAAAAGAACCTGTTAGCTTTCAAGTTAATGGCATAATGGTGCTTTACAACAATCTCTTACAAAATCTTATTGCCTCTCAAGTTGATACACTTAGCCTTGTTATTGGTGCAATTTTTATCGTATTTATTTTAATTTTTAGAAGCATTAAGCTCTCTATTATTGCCTTGCTAACCAATCTCATTCCTTTGGGGGCTATCTTTGGATTTTTGGGGATAAGCGGGATTCCGCTAGATTTAATGGGTGTAACCATTGCAGCAATTTGCCTTGGAATTGGCGTTGATGATGTGATTCACTACATTCACCGCTATAAAGAAGAATTAAAATTCCATCCCATCAAAACCGCTATTAGGAATTCTCACAATTCCATTGGCAATGCAATGTATTACACAACTTTAATCATTGTTATAGGGTTTTGTGCAATGATGAGTAGTAACTTTATCCCCACTATTTATTTTGGATTACTCACTACTCTTGTTATGCTTTTAATGCTTATAAGCTCACTTATTTTGCTTCCAACACTCTTAATGACTTTTTATGCTAAAAAATAA
- the fliF gene encoding flagellar basal-body MS-ring/collar protein FliF, translated as MDLKALFEQIRNLYKRLNKKQKIVILATIVAIVAFISGLIVWNSMNNKAGVMYPGYAVLFEGVSPEDGALIIQQLQQDKIPYQIPKDNTILIPQELVYEQRMKLASNGIPKSSKVGFEIFDTQDFGATDFDQRVKYLRAIEGELARTIESLSPIQKATVHIAQPEKSVFVSEQTPPTASVVLAFKPGQTLTPKQISGIKNIVSSAIPNLTIENVEVVNEKGEPLSELDELGGARELAAAQLRYKNNFEQSLEEKIINILAPIAGGREGVVAKVTAEFDFAQKESTQEYYDPNNVVRSEQNLEEKREGSKPKEIGGVPGVVSNIGPVQGLEDENNRERYEKSQTTTNYEVSKTISNIKGEFATIRRLSAAVVVDGKYQKQIDENGIEQLQYTALNESEMQQISALVRQAIGFNEQRGDEVSVSNFQLNGQDSGFKARTPLERFLETAQNLLTPFMPLLKYVIVGIILFLFYKKVILPFSERMLEAKADEEEEIESLLKVDDEEEENGDKLNEVRRRIEDQLGFGNGNNEDEVKYEVLLEKIREVAQEKPTELANLFQTLVHDELGIDSIGSASKGGR; from the coding sequence ATGGATTTAAAAGCATTATTTGAACAAATAAGAAATCTTTATAAACGCCTTAATAAAAAACAAAAAATTGTTATCTTAGCGACTATTGTCGCTATTGTGGCTTTTATATCAGGTTTGATTGTTTGGAATTCTATGAATAATAAAGCTGGAGTAATGTATCCAGGATATGCCGTTTTATTTGAAGGAGTTAGTCCAGAAGATGGAGCGTTAATTATCCAGCAACTCCAACAAGACAAAATCCCTTATCAAATCCCTAAAGATAATACAATTTTAATCCCACAAGAACTTGTTTATGAGCAACGAATGAAACTTGCAAGCAATGGGATTCCAAAAAGTAGCAAAGTAGGCTTTGAAATCTTTGATACACAAGATTTTGGTGCTACAGATTTTGATCAAAGAGTTAAATATCTCCGCGCCATTGAAGGAGAACTTGCAAGAACTATTGAAAGCCTCTCACCAATTCAAAAAGCAACCGTGCATATTGCACAACCAGAAAAGAGTGTTTTTGTAAGTGAGCAAACTCCACCTACCGCCTCTGTTGTTTTAGCTTTTAAACCAGGACAAACCCTTACTCCTAAGCAAATTTCAGGTATCAAAAATATTGTATCCTCTGCTATTCCTAATTTAACCATTGAAAATGTAGAAGTGGTTAATGAAAAAGGTGAGCCCCTTAGTGAATTAGATGAGCTAGGCGGTGCAAGAGAGTTAGCCGCAGCACAATTACGCTATAAAAACAATTTTGAGCAATCTCTAGAGGAAAAAATCATCAATATTTTAGCCCCTATTGCAGGAGGAAGAGAAGGAGTAGTAGCTAAGGTAACAGCAGAATTTGATTTCGCACAAAAAGAAAGCACACAAGAATATTACGATCCTAACAATGTTGTGAGAAGCGAACAAAACCTTGAAGAAAAACGCGAAGGATCAAAACCTAAAGAAATAGGTGGTGTCCCAGGAGTAGTCAGCAACATCGGACCTGTGCAAGGCTTAGAAGATGAAAATAACAGGGAGCGTTATGAAAAATCACAAACCACTACTAATTATGAGGTTAGTAAAACTATCTCTAATATTAAAGGAGAATTCGCTACGATTCGAAGACTTTCTGCAGCGGTAGTCGTTGATGGTAAATACCAAAAACAAATTGATGAAAATGGCATAGAACAACTACAATACACCGCACTAAACGAAAGTGAAATGCAACAAATCTCCGCACTTGTTAGACAAGCTATTGGCTTTAATGAGCAAAGAGGCGATGAGGTTTCTGTAAGTAATTTCCAACTTAATGGACAAGATTCAGGCTTCAAAGCTAGAACCCCACTAGAACGCTTCTTGGAGACTGCTCAAAATTTACTTACACCTTTTATGCCACTCCTAAAATATGTTATTGTAGGGATTATTTTATTCTTATTTTATAAGAAAGTTATCTTGCCCTTTAGCGAAAGAATGCTTGAAGCTAAAGCCGATGAAGAAGAAGAAATTGAATCGCTACTTAAAGTTGATGATGAGGAAGAGGAAAATGGCGATAAACTTAATGAAGTTAGACGACGCATTGAAGATCAACTTGGTTTTGGCAATGGAAACAACGAAGATGAAGTCAAATATGAAGTGCTTTTAGAAAAAATCCGAGAAGTTGCACAAGAAAAACCAACCGAGTTAGCCAATTTATTTCAAACTTTAGTGCATGATGAATTAGGAATTGATAGTATTGGAAGCGCATCAAAAGGAGGTAGATAA